One genomic region from Jilunia laotingensis encodes:
- a CDS encoding glycosyltransferase family 4 protein gives MKEKSQFSYSKQIVFINQSSGTLMVDIVNAFGIKYEKLVLITGTKGGEKYLAELSDNVILDKIISYDKSSTLKRIFTWLWGWFQIWLKLIFKYRTAELFIVSNPPIATLLPLFCRNPYSFLIYDTYPDVLISTGICKANSLIVCWWKKLNIKLYHKARNIYTIGNGMAKCLSQYVELDKIHIIPNWANVSYLKPCAKVDNIFLKEQKLTDKFIVLYSGNLGNTHKVETIVEVAEKLKKEQDIYFIIIGEGGKKKKIESMIEENKLNNCRLLPWQPVEKLPYSIGAADVGVITLDLLASKLSVPSKTYAMMAVGCALLCIAGKDSELKEIVEEYQVGEIFNPNEIERISNFILEMKNDVEKLEYYKQNARKAALNFTPDNAKQYLNTYK, from the coding sequence ATGAAAGAAAAATCGCAATTTTCTTATTCAAAACAAATTGTATTTATAAATCAGTCAAGCGGGACATTGATGGTTGATATTGTGAATGCATTTGGAATAAAATATGAGAAATTAGTATTAATAACGGGAACAAAAGGAGGAGAAAAGTATCTAGCCGAGTTATCAGATAATGTTATATTAGATAAAATAATCTCTTACGATAAAAGCAGTACTTTAAAACGTATTTTTACTTGGCTATGGGGATGGTTTCAGATTTGGTTAAAGCTTATTTTCAAGTATAGAACAGCTGAATTATTTATAGTTTCAAATCCTCCTATAGCAACACTTTTACCCTTGTTTTGTCGGAATCCTTATTCTTTCTTAATTTATGACACCTACCCCGATGTGTTAATAAGCACCGGAATTTGTAAAGCTAATAGTTTGATAGTATGTTGGTGGAAAAAGTTAAATATTAAACTGTATCATAAAGCTCGTAATATTTATACTATTGGAAATGGAATGGCTAAATGCTTGAGCCAATACGTTGAATTGGATAAAATTCACATAATACCTAATTGGGCGAATGTTTCTTATTTAAAGCCATGTGCTAAAGTAGATAATATATTTTTGAAGGAGCAAAAATTAACAGATAAATTTATTGTACTCTACTCTGGCAATTTAGGTAATACTCACAAGGTTGAGACTATTGTTGAGGTGGCTGAGAAATTGAAAAAAGAACAAGATATTTATTTTATTATTATTGGGGAAGGTGGTAAGAAAAAAAAGATAGAATCGATGATTGAGGAAAATAAATTAAATAATTGTAGATTATTACCTTGGCAGCCTGTAGAAAAATTGCCGTATTCGATAGGAGCCGCAGATGTCGGAGTCATTACCTTGGATTTGTTGGCTTCGAAATTAAGTGTACCCAGCAAAACTTATGCTATGATGGCTGTGGGTTGTGCATTGTTATGCATTGCTGGTAAAGATTCAGAACTAAAGGAAATTGTGGAAGAATACCAAGTGGGAGAAATTTTCAATCCCAATGAAATAGAACGTATTTCCAATTTTATACTTGAGATGAAAAATGATGTGGAAAAGCTGGAATATTATAAACAAAATGCTCGAAAAGCGGCTTTGAATTTTACGCCTGACAATGCAAAACAATATCTTAACACATATAAATAA
- a CDS encoding sugar transferase, which translates to MYACRFKRYLDIIISLIVILLISPLLLVTMTCLYFVNKNAGIFFFQQRPGKNGKIFKVIKFKTMTDDRDPDGNLLPDEERLTQIGKFVRASSIDELPQLINVLKGDMSLIGPRPLLPQYLPLYSKGQARRHEVRPGITGWAQVNGRNAISWTKKFELDVWYVDHCSFLLDLKIIYLTLVKVFCRSDINKEGCATTVPFNGHN; encoded by the coding sequence ATGTATGCATGTAGATTTAAACGTTATTTGGATATCATAATTTCTTTGATAGTGATACTCTTAATATCTCCCTTATTATTGGTTACAATGACTTGTCTTTATTTTGTCAACAAAAATGCTGGAATTTTCTTCTTTCAGCAGCGTCCCGGGAAGAATGGAAAAATTTTCAAAGTAATAAAGTTCAAGACAATGACCGATGACCGAGATCCGGATGGCAACTTGTTGCCCGACGAGGAGCGTCTGACCCAAATAGGCAAGTTTGTTCGCGCCTCCTCTATCGATGAATTACCCCAGCTAATAAACGTATTGAAAGGTGACATGTCTCTAATAGGCCCCCGTCCCTTGTTACCCCAATACCTGCCTTTATATTCAAAGGGGCAAGCCCGCCGGCATGAAGTCCGTCCGGGAATCACCGGTTGGGCGCAGGTCAATGGCCGTAATGCGATTTCTTGGACGAAGAAGTTTGAACTGGATGTGTGGTACGTGGACCACTGCTCCTTTCTGCTTGACCTGAAAATAATATATCTCACCCTCGTAAAAGTCTTTTGTCGTTCTGACATCAACAAGGAAGGTTGTGCTACTACCGTTCCGTTTAATGGGCATAATTAA
- a CDS encoding amino acid adenylation domain-containing protein — translation MKINLIEYFEDTVKHFPQKNAVLDKDRAISFAKLRQDSLSVASNILSIKEGMNRPVAVYLNKSIESICADLGILYSGNFYMNLDVKTPAERIKNILDVISPSVIITNNQHLKNIAGMVPDSIRLLNLDEMDWEAPFDEPFIASRLQRLIDTDPSCIINTSGSTGTPKGVVLNHKSFFDFTEWALDVFKFSDDEVIGSLSPLVFDIYSFELCMLMAKGSTIVVIPDSLSAFPASILKLLEQHKVTFLFWVPTIMVNIANMDLLSQIQLPSLKTVWFAGEVFPTKQFNYWRKQLPQTLFANLYGPIEITLDCTYYIVEREIRDEEPIPIGYPCRNTDVLILDEDNRQVVKANEEGELCVRGTSLAMGYYNNPEKTSAAFVQNPLNHSYPETIYRTGDVVYVNDLGEIVFKGRKDTLIKHMGYRTELGEIEHIIINKLKLVRNGCVVYNFAQKEITLFYESEQEITPAEFRQKIGRELPKYMLPTVFHRLDELQRNTNGKIDRLFYNKKVNG, via the coding sequence ATGAAAATCAATCTAATTGAATACTTTGAGGATACAGTTAAACATTTTCCTCAGAAGAATGCTGTTCTTGATAAGGATAGGGCTATTTCTTTTGCAAAGTTGCGTCAGGATTCCCTGTCGGTTGCATCCAACATCCTTTCAATCAAGGAGGGTATGAATCGTCCGGTCGCTGTCTATCTCAATAAAAGCATAGAGAGTATTTGTGCTGACTTGGGCATACTCTATTCCGGGAATTTTTATATGAATCTGGATGTGAAAACTCCTGCGGAGAGAATAAAGAACATCCTTGATGTCATATCCCCCTCGGTTATTATCACGAATAATCAGCATCTTAAGAACATAGCGGGAATGGTACCGGATTCTATCCGGTTGCTGAATCTGGATGAGATGGACTGGGAGGCTCCGTTCGACGAGCCATTTATAGCATCGCGACTTCAACGCCTGATAGACACCGACCCCTCCTGCATCATCAATACTTCGGGATCAACGGGAACTCCCAAAGGGGTGGTACTCAACCACAAAAGTTTCTTTGACTTTACCGAGTGGGCGTTGGACGTATTCAAATTTTCGGATGACGAGGTGATAGGCTCTCTCTCCCCGCTTGTGTTTGACATATACAGTTTCGAACTGTGCATGTTGATGGCAAAAGGAAGTACCATCGTGGTTATCCCTGACAGCCTCTCGGCTTTTCCCGCCTCCATCCTGAAATTGCTGGAACAGCACAAGGTGACTTTCCTGTTCTGGGTTCCGACCATCATGGTGAATATAGCCAATATGGATTTACTTTCGCAGATCCAGTTGCCTTCCCTCAAGACGGTGTGGTTTGCCGGAGAGGTGTTCCCCACGAAGCAGTTCAATTATTGGCGCAAACAGTTGCCGCAGACTTTATTCGCCAATCTGTACGGCCCCATTGAAATCACGTTGGATTGCACCTATTACATCGTTGAAAGAGAGATAAGGGATGAGGAGCCGATCCCCATAGGGTATCCTTGCAGGAATACCGATGTCCTGATCCTGGATGAAGACAACCGGCAGGTGGTCAAAGCCAACGAGGAAGGGGAGCTTTGTGTTCGTGGCACCTCTTTGGCAATGGGCTATTATAATAATCCGGAAAAGACATCCGCCGCCTTCGTCCAGAATCCTTTGAACCATTCTTATCCGGAGACCATCTACCGGACAGGAGACGTCGTGTATGTGAATGATCTGGGGGAAATTGTGTTTAAGGGCCGGAAGGACACCCTCATCAAGCACATGGGGTACCGGACTGAACTCGGTGAGATAGAGCATATCATCATCAACAAGCTGAAGCTGGTGAGGAACGGCTGTGTCGTTTACAACTTTGCCCAAAAAGAGATCACCCTCTTTTACGAGTCCGAACAGGAAATAACTCCCGCGGAGTTCCGCCAAAAGATCGGCAGGGAACTTCCCAAATACATGCTTCCCACTGTTTTTCATCGTCTGGACGAGCTGCAGAGAAATACGAACGGGAAAATCGACCGGTTATTCTATAATAAGAAGGTGAATGGATAG
- a CDS encoding GNAT family N-acetyltransferase, whose amino-acid sequence MDRVNTLEEINGYVHVIKNHQKGFLTNFFLDKSKHSYWISKGELYSMAYDKCIFLIRRSPLANYLFYFSTDVDSLRDGLGEISRLECPLVLDLVGTEQTTAPIKELFLKNRFTLYESLYRMSRTGLPLNQEKTCTDVLRACREDAEEVCQLLTDHFDPLSEQLPTLEEIRHFIEGNGILVYKNDDRVVGFIIYELLGITLYLRYWFVSPEFRELKIGSRLFEAFMYEGRNTKRQLFWVIASNENAIKRYEHYGFRAEELYDYVLIKK is encoded by the coding sequence ATGGATAGGGTCAACACGTTGGAGGAAATAAACGGGTATGTCCATGTCATAAAAAATCATCAGAAAGGTTTTTTGACAAATTTCTTCCTCGACAAATCGAAGCATTCGTATTGGATATCCAAAGGAGAGCTGTACTCCATGGCTTATGATAAATGCATCTTTCTGATACGTAGGAGTCCTTTGGCCAATTATTTATTTTATTTCTCAACGGATGTTGATTCTCTGAGAGACGGTCTGGGGGAGATCTCTCGGCTGGAGTGTCCCCTCGTGCTGGATTTGGTCGGTACTGAACAAACGACGGCCCCCATCAAGGAACTGTTTCTAAAAAACAGGTTTACATTGTACGAATCGTTATACCGCATGAGCCGTACCGGCTTGCCTCTTAATCAGGAGAAGACATGCACGGACGTGCTACGGGCTTGCAGGGAAGATGCGGAGGAGGTCTGTCAATTGTTGACGGATCATTTCGACCCTTTGTCGGAGCAGCTTCCAACGTTGGAGGAAATACGGCATTTTATTGAGGGCAATGGCATATTGGTATATAAAAATGATGACCGGGTCGTAGGTTTCATCATATATGAATTATTGGGGATTACCTTGTATTTACGCTATTGGTTTGTCTCCCCCGAATTCAGAGAGTTGAAAATAGGATCCAGGCTATTTGAAGCCTTCATGTACGAAGGGCGAAATACCAAAAGGCAGTTGTTCTGGGTGATAGCCAGTAACGAGAATGCCATAAAACGATATGAGCATTACGGGTTCAGGGCTGAGGAATTATATGATTATGTCTTAATTAAAAAGTAA
- a CDS encoding phosphopantetheine-binding protein, with product MKEEIIAILNGLRPEFDFSEPVDFIEEGMLDSFDVINLVNELDTKYGISIDGIDVLPENFSSVDSIINLLHKNGVK from the coding sequence ATGAAAGAGGAAATAATAGCGATATTGAACGGGCTACGCCCGGAATTTGATTTCAGCGAACCGGTGGATTTCATAGAAGAGGGCATGCTGGATTCGTTTGATGTGATTAACCTGGTCAATGAATTGGACACTAAATATGGCATTTCCATTGACGGGATAGACGTGCTTCCTGAAAATTTTTCATCTGTTGACAGCATCATAAACTTGTTGCATAAAAATGGGGTGAAATAA
- a CDS encoding 3-oxoacyl-ACP synthase III family protein: protein MDLVFDNKRITGILTILPSKEVLFEDEMGNYNFSTAKSMKLKLAMGYNKHRIVEEGVCCSDLCCYGLNYLFEHSKLKKEEIDALVLVTQSPDHFMPPTSNVIQGKMGLKTDMICMDINQGCAGFVLGLIQAFMLLDQPSVNKVVLLNADVLSRKVSKRDRNSNPLIGDGAAVTVVERSEKTGLIYGNIKMDGTRADALMIPAGGFREPSTAETALMSEDANGNFRSKDNLVMKGDEVFNFVQLEVPPMIDDLLAKSGQSKDSVDYYMFHQPNRFMLQKLADKIGISREKMPSNIVENFGNSSGVTIPVNITHNLGSMLTEDEKLLCLSGFGVGLTWGSLLMRIGKLDFCEQINY from the coding sequence ATGGATCTGGTATTTGACAACAAAAGAATCACGGGCATTTTGACCATCTTACCTTCAAAGGAGGTACTCTTTGAAGATGAGATGGGAAATTACAACTTCTCTACCGCAAAATCCATGAAGCTAAAGTTGGCCATGGGGTACAACAAACACCGCATTGTAGAGGAAGGGGTTTGTTGTTCCGATTTATGCTGTTATGGACTGAACTACCTGTTTGAACATTCGAAATTGAAAAAGGAGGAGATCGATGCTCTTGTTTTGGTCACTCAGTCTCCGGACCATTTCATGCCGCCGACAAGCAATGTCATACAGGGGAAGATGGGATTGAAAACAGATATGATCTGTATGGATATAAATCAGGGGTGTGCGGGCTTTGTACTCGGACTAATCCAGGCTTTCATGCTGCTGGATCAGCCCTCTGTGAATAAAGTGGTTTTACTGAATGCCGATGTGCTAAGTCGTAAAGTATCAAAGCGTGATCGCAACAGCAATCCGCTAATAGGTGACGGTGCTGCCGTTACGGTGGTGGAGCGTTCCGAGAAGACAGGGCTGATCTATGGGAATATAAAGATGGACGGAACCCGGGCAGACGCCTTAATGATTCCCGCTGGAGGATTCAGAGAACCTTCTACCGCTGAAACTGCACTGATGTCGGAAGATGCGAATGGGAACTTTCGATCTAAAGACAATCTGGTCATGAAGGGAGATGAGGTGTTCAACTTTGTGCAATTGGAGGTTCCTCCCATGATCGATGATCTACTGGCAAAGTCGGGACAGTCAAAGGACTCTGTTGATTATTATATGTTTCACCAGCCCAACCGCTTCATGCTGCAAAAGCTTGCAGACAAAATAGGAATATCCCGTGAAAAGATGCCTTCCAATATTGTCGAAAATTTTGGTAATTCAAGCGGAGTAACCATTCCTGTCAATATTACCCATAATTTGGGGAGCATGTTGACAGAGGACGAGAAGCTCCTTTGTTTATCGGGCTTTGGAGTAGGATTGACTTGGGGAAGTTTATTAATGAGAATTGGAAAATTGGATTTTTGTGAACAAATAAATTATTGA
- a CDS encoding acyl carrier protein → MEQFLEQIAELLEEDVVNTSDELKSFDAWDSLTILSIIAFADENYGVTLNAKEINEAQTVGGLKALIDSKVN, encoded by the coding sequence ATGGAACAGTTTTTAGAACAAATTGCGGAATTATTGGAAGAGGATGTGGTAAATACTTCAGATGAACTAAAATCTTTCGATGCATGGGATTCATTAACCATATTGTCTATCATTGCTTTTGCCGATGAGAATTATGGTGTGACATTAAATGCCAAAGAAATCAACGAGGCTCAGACGGTGGGCGGTTTAAAGGCTCTGATAGATTCAAAAGTCAACTAA
- a CDS encoding SDR family NAD(P)-dependent oxidoreductase, producing MIDSLNLSGRTYLVTGAASGMGRATSILLSGQGARIVLVDINKEGLYNTQQQCTGETYVLEMDLSKPESFKGKVHDTILEFGRLNGFIHCAGIPYISPLKTVSPDICDKVYRINSYSAIELAKLFVNKKVYAGEFGSIVLISSVYGLVGSPANVGYALSKGAIQAATRALAIELAPKGIRVNCIAPGFIKTSMMDNVSSSFSEDYTQRLDALHPLGLGEAEDVANTILYLISDMGKWVTGSILNVDGGFTAQ from the coding sequence ATGATTGATTCACTCAACTTATCGGGAAGAACCTATTTGGTTACCGGTGCAGCCTCTGGAATGGGGCGTGCGACCAGCATCTTGCTTTCAGGACAAGGGGCCCGTATCGTATTGGTGGATATAAATAAAGAAGGACTATACAATACGCAACAACAATGTACAGGTGAAACCTATGTTCTGGAAATGGATTTATCAAAACCGGAAAGTTTTAAAGGAAAAGTCCATGATACGATATTAGAATTCGGCAGGTTAAATGGTTTTATACACTGTGCAGGGATTCCTTATATTTCTCCGCTAAAAACGGTAAGTCCCGATATCTGTGACAAAGTTTATAGAATTAACTCTTATTCGGCAATAGAGCTGGCAAAACTTTTTGTAAATAAGAAGGTGTATGCCGGTGAGTTCGGATCGATTGTTTTGATTTCTTCTGTATACGGTCTGGTAGGTTCTCCGGCCAATGTGGGCTATGCCTTGTCCAAAGGAGCTATTCAAGCTGCAACCAGGGCTTTGGCCATAGAACTGGCTCCTAAAGGAATCCGCGTGAATTGCATTGCTCCCGGATTTATTAAAACGTCCATGATGGATAATGTATCGTCTTCCTTCTCAGAAGATTATACGCAGAGGTTAGATGCCTTACATCCACTCGGTTTGGGAGAGGCGGAAGATGTGGCCAATACCATCTTGTATTTGATATCCGACATGGGTAAATGGGTTACCGGCTCCATTCTGAATGTGGATGGCGGCTTTACCGCACAATAA
- a CDS encoding SDR family NAD(P)-dependent oxidoreductase: MKPFVLITGSSSGIGKAIAINLSKKYNIILHGRNAERLLQVKEECSSEHSSLIWQSDLNSVESLEESLIGFLKENEIIIDYYVHCAGIMRMLPLKSHNIRSIQETFNTNVISAMLITKVLSSKKWNKDTLKSIVYISSNISNRGAKAFNTYAASKGALDALMRSMAVELAPKIRVNSILPGAVMTEMTQNIFENEEVEGRMKATYPLGFGYPSDIADGVDFLLSERARWITGQQLTIDGGRTINITG, encoded by the coding sequence ATGAAACCTTTTGTATTGATAACCGGTTCTTCTTCAGGTATCGGAAAAGCTATTGCTATAAATTTATCTAAGAAATATAATATCATACTGCACGGACGTAACGCGGAGCGGTTACTTCAGGTTAAAGAAGAATGTTCATCCGAACATTCTTCTTTAATATGGCAGAGTGACCTGAACTCTGTGGAATCCTTGGAGGAAAGCTTGATTGGCTTTCTAAAAGAGAACGAGATTATTATAGACTATTATGTGCATTGTGCCGGAATAATGAGAATGCTTCCGCTCAAAAGCCATAATATAAGGAGTATTCAGGAGACTTTTAATACAAATGTGATCTCGGCAATGCTCATTACCAAAGTGTTGTCTTCCAAGAAATGGAATAAAGACACTCTAAAAAGCATTGTGTATATCTCAAGTAATATCAGTAACAGGGGTGCCAAGGCGTTCAATACTTATGCCGCTTCCAAAGGGGCGTTGGATGCATTGATGCGTAGCATGGCGGTGGAATTGGCCCCCAAAATTAGAGTGAACTCGATACTTCCCGGAGCCGTCATGACTGAAATGACACAAAACATATTTGAAAACGAAGAAGTGGAAGGAAGAATGAAAGCTACTTATCCTCTGGGCTTCGGCTATCCAAGTGACATAGCAGATGGTGTTGATTTCCTACTTTCAGAACGGGCGAGATGGATCACGGGCCAGCAGTTGACCATTGATGGCGGACGGACCATTAATATTACGGGTTAA
- a CDS encoding MBL fold metallo-hydrolase: MNLTVLKIENYPVASNCYVLYDKSQGNTCILVDPGSENCDSLERTLEEHELLPEYIILTHEHFDHIWGCNYLTNKYKCKLICSGKCATAIKDPKRNHSLFYNQAGFVINHADIILEDVDWKLKWRKYELDFIRAGGHTESGICFTINKYLFTGDSLIKDLKTVTKLYTGSKSALKKTIQTLESMKGHGYVVCAGHGDFFDLDDYNLNVAYGN, from the coding sequence ATGAACTTGACAGTATTGAAAATAGAAAATTATCCGGTAGCTTCAAATTGTTATGTGTTATACGATAAGTCCCAGGGGAACACGTGCATATTGGTAGATCCCGGCAGTGAGAATTGCGACAGCTTGGAACGAACGCTGGAAGAGCATGAACTGCTACCGGAATATATCATTCTGACCCATGAGCATTTTGACCACATTTGGGGATGTAATTATCTCACAAATAAATATAAGTGCAAATTAATCTGTTCCGGGAAGTGTGCAACGGCGATCAAGGACCCGAAACGAAATCATTCTCTGTTTTACAATCAGGCGGGCTTTGTGATTAATCATGCTGACATTATTTTAGAGGATGTGGACTGGAAGCTTAAGTGGAGAAAGTATGAACTAGACTTCATCCGGGCCGGGGGACACACGGAATCGGGGATTTGTTTTACCATAAATAAGTATCTGTTTACGGGGGACTCGCTAATCAAGGATCTGAAGACAGTGACTAAGCTTTACACGGGTTCCAAGTCAGCTTTAAAAAAAACAATTCAAACGCTTGAATCAATGAAGGGACATGGATATGTCGTTTGTGCAGGTCATGGGGACTTTTTTGATCTGGACGATTATAATTTAAATGTGGCATATGGAAACTAA